The nucleotide sequence CGCCATCTCGAGGCAGCCGTTCTCGCGCGTGAAGGGGTCGACCGGGATCATGACCGTCAGGTGGTGCTCCACGCCGAAGTCGACGTAGGCGGGCGCGTCCTGGTGCGGCGCGAAGCCGGCGCCGCCCGGCAGCTTGAAGTTGATCTTGTCCTTGAAGAGGACGACGGGCTCACCGCACAGCCGGGCGAGGAGTCCCACGAGCCGTGGACTGGTGACCAGCGCGGCCAGACCCTCGTGGTAGGGGACGAAGTTCTCGATGCGCGCGAGCATCCGTGCGCCGGGATCGCCCTCGCGCCGCTCGTAGTAACGCATCCACCGGCCGGGCACCTCCGGCCAGGCGGCGATCTCGTCGGTCCAGCGCCGGAGGTCCCGCACCTCGTTCGCGCCGAGGAAGCCGTGCAGCCGGAGCCACCCGTTCTGCGCCCAGTGGTCCTTCGCCGCCGCGTCGAGCATGCGCTCGTCGCCCACGCTCAGGTGGCGGCTTCGTCCGCCTCGTAGCCGAGCGACTCGAGGAAGGCGCCCTTCTCCCTGCCGGGCATGATGTAGATGCCCTCCCAGCCGCACACTTCCTCGCACAGCTTGCAACCGACGCAGGTCTTCTCGTTGACCTCGACCTTACCCAGGTACTGCGCCCGGTTCTCGTCCGAGGGGTAGATGCAGTCGAAGGGGCAGACGTCGATGCACACCCCGCAGCCGTTGCAGTTGTCGGGATGGACGACCGCGATCGGCCGCTCCTGGCGCTTGAGCACCTTGGTCACGTTGCCCCAGGTGTCGAGGATGGCCTCGTCGGGGCAGATGACCCCGCATGCGCCGCAGTCGATGCAGAGCCCGGGCTCGATCAGAAAGGCCTTCTTGAGCTCGCCCGAGATGGCGCGGGTGGGGCAGCGCTTCTCGCACGCGGTGCAGCCGGTGCAGTTCTCTGCGACGATGGTGAAGGGCACGCGCTACTCCTGCATCTCCCTCAGGATCTCGTCGGCGCGGCCCTGCTCGATCAGGCGGTCGTTGCGCAGCGCCTGGCGCAACCCGACCCAGGTGAAGAAGAGCACCAGGACGAGCATCCCCGCGATCGGGATGTTGTCGGGCTTGAAGAGGATGTCGAGAAACTGGTGGAGCGCGCCCACGTTCGTTCGGTACAGCGCGCGGGCGTGTGTGTCAAACCGAAGGTCCGCACGGGAGGGCCGCTTGCGTCGATCGGGCCCTTCGCGCTAAGAGCCGCAAAATCAGTCGCGGGATTCAGCCGCCGACGACCCCTCGCCAAAGGCAGGCCCCGATGCTCAGGTGGTTACCGGAGAACGTGTCGACGTACGGGCCGGACATCGACCGGCTCTTCTACGTCATCTACTACGTGACGGGGGCGACCTTCTTCGTGGTGCAGATCGCGCTCCTCGTCTTCATCGTCCTCTACCGCCACCGGGACGGACGCCGGGCCACCTACACGCACGGCAACACCTCGCTCGAGATCGCGTGGACCATCGCGCCCGCCATCCTGCTCGTGATCCTCGCCTTCGTCAGCCGCAAGACCTGGGCCGACATCAAGCAGCGCATCCCGCCCTCGGACATGGTGATCCAGGTGACCGCCAAGCAGTTCAACTGGGAGGTCGCCTACCCGGGCCCGGACGGCAAGTTCGACACCGACGACGACGTCGTCATGGACAACGACGTCCACGTCCCCGTCAACAAGACGATCCGGGTGCTGCTCAAGTCGCGCGACGTGATCCACAGCTTCTTCATCCCGAGCGCCCGCTTCAAGCAGGACGCGGTGCCCGGGCACTCGATCCCCACCTGGTTCAAGATCATCCGGACGGGCAAGTACGAGATCCCCTGCGCCGAGCTCTGCGGCTTCGGCCACTCCGGGATGCGGGGCTGGCTCTACGTGCAGACGCCCGAGGAGTACGAGGCCTGGGCGCGTGAGAACAAGGTGGGCCCGCTGCTCACGGCGCCCGCGCTGGGCAACTGAGGAACGACACGTCATGAGCGAAGCGATCACCCACGTCGAAGCGCGCCACGCCGCCGTCCCCCACGAGGTCGGCTTCATCCGCCAGTACATCTTCTCCACCGACCACAAGATGATCGGCAAGCAGTTCCTGACCCTCGGGCTCCTCGGCCTCATGATGGGCGGCATCCTCGCCCTCCTCGTCCGCTGGGAGCTCGCCTGGCCGGCGAACGGCCCGACCGGCGGCCCGGTGCCCGGCTTCGGGTGGGTGTCGATGGACAACCCGCTCCTCCCCGGCGGCAACATCACGCCGGCCGGCTACAACGCCTTCTTCACCATGCACGCGACCATCATGATCTTCTTCGCGGTCATGCCGATCCTGGTCGGGTGCTTCGGCAACTTCCTGATCCCGCTCATGATCG is from Deltaproteobacteria bacterium and encodes:
- a CDS encoding phytanoyl-CoA dioxygenase family protein — protein: MGDERMLDAAAKDHWAQNGWLRLHGFLGANEVRDLRRWTDEIAAWPEVPGRWMRYYERREGDPGARMLARIENFVPYHEGLAALVTSPRLVGLLARLCGEPVVLFKDKINFKLPGGAGFAPHQDAPAYVDFGVEHHLTVMIPVDPFTRENGCLEMARGACARVFLPQNPDGTVRAETMAGLTLEALLAEPSDLIVFDAWVPHQSGPNRSAGPRRSYYLTFNPASAGDRRGAYYARKRECFPPEYERQPGVDYAARGRQFNLGNPFD
- a CDS encoding 4Fe-4S dicluster domain-containing protein — its product is MPFTIVAENCTGCTACEKRCPTRAISGELKKAFLIEPGLCIDCGACGVICPDEAILDTWGNVTKVLKRQERPIAVVHPDNCNGCGVCIDVCPFDCIYPSDENRAQYLGKVEVNEKTCVGCKLCEEVCGWEGIYIMPGREKGAFLESLGYEADEAAT
- the coxB gene encoding cytochrome c oxidase subunit II; translation: MLRWLPENVSTYGPDIDRLFYVIYYVTGATFFVVQIALLVFIVLYRHRDGRRATYTHGNTSLEIAWTIAPAILLVILAFVSRKTWADIKQRIPPSDMVIQVTAKQFNWEVAYPGPDGKFDTDDDVVMDNDVHVPVNKTIRVLLKSRDVIHSFFIPSARFKQDAVPGHSIPTWFKIIRTGKYEIPCAELCGFGHSGMRGWLYVQTPEEYEAWARENKVGPLLTAPALGN